The Vanessa tameamea isolate UH-Manoa-2023 chromosome 2, ilVanTame1 primary haplotype, whole genome shotgun sequence genome has a segment encoding these proteins:
- the LOC113398951 gene encoding probable very-long-chain enoyl-CoA reductase art-1: MEIEVVSVSGLKSLGKIHVNEDTTIKDVKETIHKSVKKSLYPERQSIKLEAKGRSLKDEATLKSLNIDSNVKLYLQDLGPQVSWKNVFLAEYAGPLLVYLWVYQRPWLLYETDSAPSSVATIAAICWSVHYGKRILETLFVHRFSHGTMPLRNLFKNCSYYWLFTLYIAYHINHPLFTAPCNTCVYVGLAGFTICELGNLSIHILLKNLRPPGTKVRRIPKPDGNPFSILFNYVSCPNYTYEFGSWLFFTIMTKCAPAGIFAVVGLYQMSVWALGKHRNYKKEFPDYPKGRKAILPFIL, from the exons ATGGAG attgaaGTCGTAAGCGTATCCGGCTTAAAATCGTTGGGTAAAATACATGTAAACGAAGACACTACTATTAAGGATGTAAAAGAAACAATTCATAAAAGCGTAAAAAAGTCATTATATCCTGAAagacaatcaataaaattagaGGCTAAAGGGCGATCGCTTAAAGATGAAGCCACTctgaaatctttaaatatagacagtaatgtgaaattatatttacaagatCTCGGACCACAAGTATCTTGGAAGAATGTATTCTTAGCGGAGTACGCTGGTCCATTATTGGTATATTTGTGGGTATACCAGAGACCCTGGCTGCTTTATGAAACTGACTCTGCACCAAGCAGTGTGGCCac AATTGCAGCAATTTGTTGGTCAGTTCACTATGGTAAACGCATACTTGAAACATTGTTTGTTCATCGATTCTCTCATGGCACAATGCCTCTTCGAAACTTATTCAAGAATTGTTCATATTACTGGTTGTTTACTCTATACATTGCATATCACATCAACCATCCTCTGTTCACTGCTCCATGCAATACATGTGTTTATGTCGGCTTAGCTGGATTTACA ATTTGTGAGCTGGGTAATCTGAGTATTCACATTCTTTTGAAGAACCTTCGTCCACCAGGCACAAAAGTGAGACGAATTCCGAAACCTGATGGAAATCCTTTCTCTATACTCTTCAATTACGTTTCCTGTCCAAATTACACTTATGAATTTGGGTCATGGCTCTTCTTTACAATCATGACAAAATGTGCACCTG CTGGAATATTTGCCGTGGTTGGATTATATCAGATGTCAGTATGGGCCCTCGGCAAGCATAGAAACTACAAGAAGGAATTCCCTGACTACCCTAAAGGTCGTAAAGCTATTTTGCCATTCATTCTCTAA
- the LOC113398967 gene encoding cilia- and flagella-associated protein 57, whose amino-acid sequence MGTNTPPNISARIFYGLRTDIQYNAHYMTDSEIIYPAGGVIVIHNHIQKKQKFIRLQDKHKPIKSVVLAPNRRWLALNEISEEGQKPIITIYDLTTYKRRKILTVPFENSTACEFACIQFTYDSKYLVAITGEPDWYLYYYNWDKGKVESHAKAQNPSGQGIVESVQCNPSDATLVVITGPYTFRIMNVSETVWRQWGWCKAENINITSCMWLTSDRIMFGTDSGTIMVVENGDLRQNCIFRAADVTEMSLKKIEAESGEGEKSSSTSAEGAASETGIVETENYPVTCLINFSKGFAYACGQGYVHMFEKETPHNWRKRNLFRISKKSYKHTREHPLWSPLDAIQHITIDPNQETLLITTLRKQLYYVKLFGQHMLQNPEIAFTELGPAMHYGPINSLSMCAWKPIFMTSGEQDKSIRIWNYMTDDVELIKLYQEEIHCVSLHPTGLFAIVGFSDKLRFMVVLIDDFEVMREFPIRNCKRAQFSTNGHLFAAVNGQVIQVFSSVSFQNVFNLKGHNGKITSLAWSAQDLTLVSCGSEGAVYEWNMSSGQRVGEVILKTNQFNACAVNSNGKTTYGVGSDGEIKEIGSNTIRRNLGLIGCALDTILLSRSDLMLFITGGEGGVTAVQLPLLDKAIYNEFHMHNKKVTGIALSYDDQTLVSVSDDSSICLWRLTNADGRAIALDKDFAYSKEILISKKDLQEKINSINLLSTRMSELETEHTYQLRQAEAAQAEKLKEVHEGYCAAIEELKEKNEQMENEHTHEIGMIQQDIAKLRSGHERTLQALEADFNIRLISEYDRYQSLEDKTARMRKDYEQRLEDLAESKRLALRQINDMFEARLEEKDLVLQELQEQADMEKREHETIKTSIEEDADREIIEIRTAYEVQLKEEKDANVRLKGETGLMKKKLISANKEIDEFKHQVSQLKAEHKQFQKVISTLERDVADLKKEISERDGTIQDKEKRIYELKRKKQELEKYKFVLNFKIAELKNQIAPKENTIRELKVQIDDMENEELKLLNTKHDLELKISQLNEKLTSAKKDFLNEANRNLTLKNTLKKIKIDLHNMTANFQDPTQLKLSVKALFQKYVEDIDFVRSRIAEDEAIREFNRQRDHLEKQVAALKMQLSKSLDGSKSDIRKIMDENCTLLSEINNLRTELKSTRTKCFQMESILGLSARYIPPTAARAKLKHVTEDRQHLDEKYKQKIEEREEIIVALKEENERLLSKARCVDEKQSGDKEHDYEKAE is encoded by the exons ATGGGAACTAACACTCCTCCTAATATTTCTGCACGAATATTTTACGGATTAAGAACCGACATTCA GTACAATGCTCACTATATGACAGATTCGGAGATTATTTACCCCGCAGGCGGCGTAATTGTGATACACAATCACATTcagaaaaaacaaaagtttattcGACTTCAAGACAAACACAAACCAATTAAATCTGTAGTGTTAGCACCTAACAG GCGTTGGTTGGCTTTGAATGAAATCTCTGAAGAGGGTCAAAAgccaataataacaatatatgatCTTACCACTTACAAGAGACGTAAAATACTTACCGTTCCTTTCGAAAATTCGACGGCTTGTGAGTTCGCATGTATCCAATTCACATACGACTCGAAATATTTAGTGGCAATAACTGGCGAACCGGACTGGTATCTGTATTATTATAACTGGGACAAGGGAAAAGTGGAGAGTCATGCCAAAGCTCAAAATCCTAGCGGTCAGGGAATCGTCGAGAGC GTACAATGTAATCCGTCCGACGCAACGCTTGTGGTTATAACAGGGCCATATACTTTTCGTATTATGAATGTTTCTGAAACTGTATGGCGTCAATGGGGCTGGTGTAAAGCTGAAAAT ATTAACATTACCAGTTGTATGTGGTTAACATCTGATCGCATTATGTTCGGAACGGATAGCGGAACAATTATGGTAGTAGAAAACGGCGATTTGCGTCAAAATTGTATATTTCGGGCCGCTGATGTTACAGAAATGTCGCTAAAGAAAATCGAAGCAGA ATCAGGTGAAGGTGAAAAATCAAGTTCAACCAGTGCTGAAGGTGCTGCAAGTGAGACCGGGATAGTCGAAACTGAAAACTACCCCGTCACGTGTTTGATAAACTTTTCTAAAG gaTTCGCTTATGCATGTGGACAAGGCTATGTACATATGTTTGAGAAGGAGACTCCACATAATTGGCGTAAAAGGAACTTATTTCGAATCTCGAAAAAATCGTATAA GCACACCCGAGAACACCCATTGTGGTCACCACTCGATGCTATTCAGCACATAACAATAGATCCTAATCAAGAAACACTTCTTATTACAACTCTCAGGAAACAACTGTACTACGTCAAATTGTTTGGACAACACATGCTTCAG AACCCAGAAATAGCATTTACAGAATTAGGTCCAGCGATGCATTATGGTCCAATAAATTCCCTATCGATGTGCGCTTGGAAACCAATATTCATGACGTCTGGTGAACAGGACAAGAGCATACGAATATGGAACTATATGACAGATGACgtggaattaattaaattgtatcaaGAAGAGATACATTGTGTATCTTTACATCCTACTG GGCTTTTTGCTATAGTGGGATTCTCAGATAAGCTGCGATTCATGGTGGTTCTAATAGATGATTTTGAAGTTATGCGAGAATTTCCAATTCGTAATTGTAAACGTGCACAATTCAGCACCAATGGCCATCTTTTCGCAGCTGTTAATGGTCAAGTTATACAAGTGTTTTCATCCGTTtcttttcaaaatgtttttaatttgaaagggCATAATGGAAAG ATTACAAGTTTGGCATGGTCTGCTCAAGATTTGACTTTAGTGTCATGTGGCTCAGAAGGAGCTGTATACGAATGGAATATGTCTTCAGGGCAACGAGTTGGTGAAGTTATACTTAAAACCAACCAATTTAATGCATGTGCAGTAAATag CAATGGAAAAACTACATACGGTGTCGGAAGCGATGGAGAAATTAAAGAAATTGGATCGAACACAATCCGTAGAAATTTAGGGTTAATTGGATGCGCTTTAGATACCATCTTACTGTCACGTTCCgatttaatgttgtttataacTGGTGGTGAGGGTGGTGTCACTGCCGTACAACTACCACTATTAGATAAAgctatttataatgaatttcatatgcacaataaaaaagtaactggCATCGCTTTATCGTATGATGACCAAACTTTAGTGTCAGTGTCTGACGACTCTTCTATCTGTTTATGGAGACTGACTAATGCTGACGGACGAGCTATAGCTCTTGATAAAGATTTTGCATATTCTAAAGAGATTTTAATAAGTAAGAAAGACTTACAAGAAAAAATCAATAGCATAAAc ctACTGAGTACAAGAATGAGTGAACTGGAAACTGAACATACTTATCAGCTGCGTCAGGCCGAAGCTGCTCAAGCCGAGAAATTAAAAGAAGTACATGAAGGATATTGTGCGGCTATTGAAGAACTCAAAGAAAAAAATGAG CAAATGGAAAACGAACACACTCATGAAATTGGAATGATACAACAAGACATAGCAAAATTGCGATCAGGCCATGAGAGAACCCTTCAAGCTTTAGAAgctgattttaatataagactCATAAGTGAATACGATCGATATCAG AGCCTTGAAGATAAAACAGCACGCATGAGAAAAGATTATGAACAACGATTAGAAGATCTAGCAGAAAGTAAGCGATTAGCTCTGAGGCAAATAAATGATATGTTTGAAGCGAGATTAGAAGAGAAAGACCTAGTTCTACAAGAG ttACAAGAACAAGCTGACATGGAAAAGAGAGAAcatgaaacaataaaaacatcaatTGAAGAAGATGCTGATCGCGAAATAATCGAAATAAGAACTGCGTACGAAGTGCAACTAAAAGAAGAAAAGGATGCCAACGTAAGACTAAAAGGAGAAACCGGGTTGATGAAGAAAAAACTTATATCTGCCAATAAAGAAATCGATGAATTCAAGCACCAAGTATCTCAACTTAAGG CTGAACATAAACAGTTCCAAAAAGTGATATCTACACTTGAGCGGGACGTAGcagatttgaaaaaagaaatatcgGAAAGAGATGGCACTATTCAAGATAAAGAGAAGAGAATATATGAATTGAAGAGAAAAAAACAGGAATTGGAGAAATACAAATTCGTGTTGAATTTCAAGATAGCCGAATTGAAAAATCAg ATTGCACCTAAGGAAAATACAATACGAGAATTAAAAGTTCAAATAGATGACATGGAAAATGAAGAACTTAAACTATTGAATACTAAACATGATCTGG AACTAAAGATCAGTCAGTTAAACGAGAAGTTGACATCAGCGAAAAAGGATTTTCTAAACGAAGCtaatagaaatttaactttaaagaatactttaaagaaaattaaaatcgatCTTCATAACATGACAGCGAATTTTCAAGATCCGACTCAGTTGAAGCTTAGCGTTAAG GCActctttcaaaaatatgtcGAGGACATAGATTTCGTACGAAGTCGCATCGCAGAGGACGAAGCTATAAGAGAATTCAACAGGCAACGCGATCACCTCGAGAAGCAGGTGGCCGCGCTGAAAATGCAGCTGTCCAAGTCTTTGGATGGGTCGAAGAGCGATATTAGAAAGATCATGGAT GAAAACTGCACATTATTATCAGAAATAAACAATCTGCGCACTGAACTTAAGTCCACGAGGACAAAATGCTTTCAAATGGAATCGATTCTTGGCCTCTCGGCGCGGTACATTCCGCCCACCGCGGCGCGCGCGAAGCTCAAGCATGTCACTGAAGACCGACAACATCTTGATGAAAAGTATAAACAGAAAATTGAG GAAAGAGAAGAAATAATAGTTGCTCTTAAAGAAGAAAACGAACGTCTTCTCAGCAAGGCTCGTTGTGTCGATGAAAAACAAAGCGGAGATAAAGAACATGATTATGAAAAAGCAGAATAG